Proteins encoded together in one Astatotilapia calliptera chromosome 7, fAstCal1.2, whole genome shotgun sequence window:
- the LOC113024955 gene encoding probable phospholipid-transporting ATPase IM, with translation METFWRRKPHVEKERRVKANAWDYNDRFSYADNRIKTSKYNIFTFLPINLFEQFQRVANAYFSVLLILQLIPEISSLSWFTTIVPLVFVLVITAVKDATDDYFRYKSDQQVNNRQSQVLIRGSLQNEKWMNVRVGDIIKLENNQFVAADILLLCSSEPYGLCYVETAELDGETNLKVRQALTVTSDLGDISKLMDFDLPRLYITELHAPQRKKAYLKREYCGLTNILNEQSLITIRILQGEN, from the exons ATGGAGACATTCTGGAGAAGAAAACCTCATGTTG AGAAAGAGCGCCGCGTGAAAGCCAACGCGTGGGACTACAATGACAGGTTCTCTTATGCC GATAATCGCATCAAAACCTCAAAGTACAATATCTTCACCTTCCTGCCCATCAACTTGTTTGAGCAGTTCCAGAGGGTGGCAAACGCTTACTTCTCAGTGCTCTTAATACTGCAG CTAATTCCAGAAATATCCTCCCTGTCCTGGTTCACAACCATCGTGCCTTTGGTTTTTGTGCTCGTGATCACGGCTGTTAAGGACGCCACAGATGACTAT tTCCGATACAAGAGCGACCAACAAGTCAACAACCGGCAGTCACAGGTTCTCATCAGAGGAAG TTTGCAGAATGAAAAATGGATGAACGTTCGAGTAGGGGATATCATCAAACTAGAGAACAATCAGTTTGTTGCT gcagacatcCTCCTTCTCTGTAGCAGTGAGCCTTATGGTCTGTGCTATGTTGAGACTGCAGAGCTAGATGG AGAGACCAATCTAAAAGTCCGTCAGGCTTTAACCGTTACCTCAGATTTAGGAGACATTTCTAAACTGATGGACTTTGATTTGCCAAGACTATATATCACTGAACTGCATGcaccacaaagaaaaaaggcttACCTAAAGAGGGAGTACTGTGGTCTAACAAACATACTGAATGAGCAATCCCTCATAACAATCCGCATTCTGCAGGGGGAGAATTAG